The following nucleotide sequence is from Endozoicomonas sp. GU-1.
CCCCTAATCCATTGATGGTGCATTCAACCTGACGTGCCCCGTTCACAACGGCAGACAGTGAGTTGGCTACAGCCAGGCCAAGGTCATTGTGGCAGTGAACGGAGAAGATGGCTTTATCAGCGTTTGGGATACGTTCCATCAGGGTTTTGATGGTTTCTCCAAACTGGTGTGGCAGGGCGTAGCCAACGGTATCCGGAATATTGATGGTTCTGGCACCGGCATCAATGGCTGCTTCAATGATACGGCACAAAAAATCTATTTCGGAACGGCCGGCGTCTTCGCAGGAAAACTCAACATCGTCAATGTGGTTTCTGGCCCGCTTGATGGCAAATATGGCCTGTTTGATCACATCGTCCGGGTTCATGCACAATTTGTGCTGCATGTGGATGGGAGAGGTGGCAATAAAGGTATGAATCCGCCCCCGTCTGGCTGGTTTCAGGGCTCCGGCGGCCCGGTCAATATCTTTTTCCAGTGCCCTGGAGAGGCTGCATACCGTGCTTTCCGTGATATTAGCGGCAATGGCTTTGACGGCTTCAAAGTCACCGGGGCTGGCCATGGCGAAACCGGCTTCAATAACATCTACCCGCAATTTTTCCAGGGTTCTGGCTATGCGTAATTTTTCATCACGGGTCATGGCTGCGCCGGGGCTTTGCTCGCCATCGCGCAGGGTGGTATCAAAAATCACAATTTGATTGTTGTTCATGGTGTATCCCTTGCCTTTGCTGTCCGAAAGGCTGGTCAATTTCTTATTGGCTATGCTGCTGTTACTTGTTTTGTGTGCGCAGCAAACTTATCTGGCAAGTCCGCTTTATCAGTGGTCTTGCGGTTTGGCCATCAAGGCCGGGTAGTTGGGGAGATAGTAATTAATATGCCCTAAGGCAGCAGTAGAAGTAGCAGGCGAGCAGGAGCGAAGAAAGTTTCAGGCAGGAGAAGAACTCCCTCTTGGTAAGAAGTCTTATTATTACTTTTTAAATCAACGTACAGTCTTTGCCAGTTTATCACGCTACTCATTGCGCCCTTCTCTTGAGGGAAATACGTAGATCGGCCAGGTAGTTGTACTATAAAGGCAGAGTTTGCAGGATACAAGATGGATATGGGGTGGTGGGCATGTTTCATGCCCACTCATTTTTATCATCAATGAGTCAGAGGGTGTTCTGACCATTGCTTCAACAGGTCAATCCAGGCTGGATGATCATTCAGGCAGGGAATGAGTTCCAATGATTCACCCCCGGCTTTAATAAACTCCTCTTTGGCCCCTATGCCGATTTCTTCCAGTGTCTCCAGGCAGTCAGAAACAAAAGAAGGGCAGATAACCAGTACTTTTCTGGCTCCTTGATCCGCCAGTTGCTTAAGAACATCCAGAGTATTTGGCTCCAGCCACTTGGCTTTTCCCAGTCGGGACTGGAAGCCAACGCTGTATTTATCGATCGGGACGCCTGCTTTTTCAACAAAGGCCTCTGTTGTCTGATATACCTGATGTCGATAGCAGGTTTTGTGAGCAATGGAGGTTTTCTGGCAGCAGCTTTTATCTTTCAGGCAGTGGTTGCCGGTTGGGTCATCTTTTGTAATGTGGCGCTCTGGTACGCCATGGTAGCTGAACACCAGGTGATCAAACTCTTTTTCCAGCCAGGGCTTTGCACTTTCGACCAGCGCCTCAATGTAGCCATCGTGATCATAGAACACCGGGTGGACGCGAAGTGGCAGGGTGATGCCCATTTCCTGCATCAGGCTTTTGGCCCGTTCAATCACGGTTTTTACCGATGACATGGCGTAGTGTGGGTAGAGTGGGAACAGCAGGATCTCTTCAATGT
It contains:
- the hemH gene encoding ferrochelatase, with protein sequence MENRGVLLVNLGSPDSTSVEDVRNYLNEFLMDKHVIDLPWVIRRLILSLFILPSRPAKSAEAYSAIWTEQGSPLIVNSEKCAEQLRERTSIPIELAMRYGKPDMAEALRNLAKQPDIEEILLFPLYPHYAMSSVKTVIERAKSLMQEMGITLPLRVHPVFYDHDGYIEALVESAKPWLEKEFDHLVFSYHGVPERHITKDDPTGNHCLKDKSCCQKTSIAHKTCYRHQVYQTTEAFVEKAGVPIDKYSVGFQSRLGKAKWLEPNTLDVLKQLADQGARKVLVICPSFVSDCLETLEEIGIGAKEEFIKAGGESLELIPCLNDHPAWIDLLKQWSEHPLTH